The sequence TCGATCTCAACCGCCACGGCGTGCGCCTGCGGCCGTGATGCCAGCAGCCGAGTTGGGAGCGTGTAGCCGCCACCTCCGATGAAGAGCACGGAAGGATCCGGGCCCAGGTCGTTATCCATTCGCGCCCAAAGCCAACGGGTATAGGGCAACACAAGCCCGACGGCGCCGCTCTCGGCGTCCCAGCGATCGACTTGCTCGGCCGCCTGCGGGGTCCCATCCGAGATCAGGTGCACTTCCGGCCCCCGTTGGACGATATGCAGACAGGACAGACCCGACTCGTACTGGCACACCGGTGGGCCGGCAAAGCCTGCGAACGCGACGAACGCCACCGCCGGCACGGTTGCTCGATGTTTGACCGGCGTCCCGTCCCTCAAGAACAGCAGGCAGAGCAATGCCACCGCGCCGCAGGCAGCGAAGGTCGCCGTTGACCCGATCAGGGGCAGTGTGACGAACCCTGCGAGGATGGCGCCGACGATGGCTCCGATGGAGCCGGCAGCGAGAACGATGCCGAGCGACGATCCCTCCCGGCCCGGGCGTGCCTCGATGGCGAGCTTGGCGAGCAGTGGCGATGGCAAGGTCACGCAGACCGACGCCGGGAAGAACACCAGAAACACGCTGAGCATCATCCCGCCGGTGCCGCGCGCCCCGATGGAATAAATCAGTGCGAGTAGGGTCGGCGACGCGGCCATCAATACGGCAGTCGCGATCAGAGCGCTGCGTACGTTGCCCAACGCTTGCGTGCGTGGACGCTCTGCCACGAGCCCGCCAAGAGCACTTCCGAGCGAAAAGCCCGCCAGCACGGTCGCGATAACGGTGGTCCACGTCAGAAGCGACGTGCCGAAGAAGGGTGCGAGCACCCGTCCCGCCGCGATTTCGTAGGTCAGGCCGACGGCAGACAGTATGAGGATCAGGGCAACGCTGACTGGGAAGGAGATGGCGCGCTCCTCTTCATTGGCCGGGGCTTAGCTCGATTGCAGGTCTCCCGGCCGATGAGATAGCGGGACCTGCCCAGCATTCACGTCTTCTCGGCACCGAGCCACTTGCTAGCCTGCCATCCGGAGCGAACGGTGCTGTGCCGTGTCGTTATCCGGCGTCATCAGTTTTCGTGCGTATGTTGACGTCCGGCTCTGGAAAAAGCCGCAGCGCATCGATGTTCTGGTAAGGGGCGAAACCGAAGCGAAGCTCGTAGCGTGCCCCTTTTCCCAACATAACACTATCGGTCGATAGCAGAAGTCGCCGGCTTTGCACGGCCAAAGTATTGGTGCGTCGGCGGCATGCATTCGCGTCAAGGCTGTCCTTCCCCCCTAGAACTGGGCCATTACATTGGCCGCGAGAGGGGGATTGGGCATGGCGAGGAAGCGACATTCAGACGAAGACATCTTGAAGCTGCTGCGTGAGATCGAGCTGAAGCTGACGGCGGGCGATGACGTGGCCACTGCATGCCGCGGCGTCGGGATCAGCGACGCGACATACTACAACTGGCGGAAACGGTTTGGCGGGATGGGCCGGTCGCAGCTGTCGGAGATGAAGAGTTTGGAGAAAGAGAACGCCCGACTGAAGAAGATCGTCGCCGAGCTCGAACTGGACAAGCTCATACTCAAGGAAAGCCTGAACCACCTAAAGCCCAGGGCCTGACCACAGAGGAGCTTCGTCAGGCCGTCCTTCACACACGCCAGAAGCTTGCCACGTCTGAGCGGCGGACCTGCCGGGTGATTGGCCTGGCGCGGAGCTCCCTGCAATATCAGCCAACACAGAGAGACGATGATGCGCTACGGTTGGCTCTGATCCGGTTGGCGAAGCAGTACGGGCGATATGGCTACCGCAAGATCACGGAGCTGCTTCACATGGAAGGCTGGCGGGTCAATCACAAGAAGGTCGAGCGGCTCTGGCGTGAGGAAGGATTGCAGCTTCCGCAGCGGCACAAAAAGCGCAAGCGGCTCTACCACAAGGGCAGCTCGATCATCCGGCTTCGGCCCACGCACCCGAACCATGTTTGGGCAATAGACTTCGTGCATGACAAGCTCAGCAATGGGCGCAGTTACAAGATGCTGACGGTTCTCGACGAGTTCACGCGGCAGGCCTTGGCTGTTGTGGTCCGCACCAAGATGGGTGCCGACGAAGTTCTCGAAGCACTCTATCCGCTCCTGCTGCGCCACGGTTCCCCGGAGTATATCCGGTCCGATAACGGACCCGAGTTCGCAGCAGAGGCGATGCAGGGCTGGCTTCGGCGTGTTGGGATCAAGCCCATCCGCATCTACCCAGGATCACCCTGGGAGAACGGATACAACGAGCGCTTCAATGGGACATTACGGCGAGAGGTTCTCAATGCGGAGTGGTTCACGACGACCAAGCAAGCTCAGATCGTCATCAATCACTGGCTCAGGCAGTACAATCACACCCGACCGCATCAGGCACTCAACATGCGCCCACCCGTTCCTGAAACAATATTAGAGAAACCCCTGATCAGTGGCCCAGACACAGGGGGCTAGACAGCCATTCTTCGCCCACCTGTTGTAGCGATTGTAGACCGTCGTTCGCGGGCCATAGCGCTCCGGGAGGTCGCGCCAGGGGGCTCCGGTCCTCAGAATATAGAAGATGCCACTGATGACGCGTCGGTCATCGACCCGTGCGACACCTCTCGGCTTGTTCGGCAGAAGGGGCGCGATCACCGCCCATTCCGCATCCGTCAGATCGTGCCTGCCTGTCATGACCGCTCCGTTTCCGGAAATGAAACACGAGCCCAAGGCAGGGGAATCCTCTTTATCAGTTGACGACCTAGCCAGAACGGCCGGACCGCGCCCGCCCTCTGGCCGCAACCGCTCGGCCAGTTACGGCCAGAGGTTGCGCTAGCGGAAAAGGTGGCCATTGGTCACGTTGAACGCCTCGCCCGCCGCCTCGGGCGCCGCCCATTCGAGGGCGGCGCCGAGAACGCCCGCATCCGTTACCTGATAGAGCGCGTCGTAGGTGCTCTGCAGGCCGGGGAAGTCGAAGGCCACATTGAGCTCGCGGCAGGTGGCGGCATAGACGCCGATCACCGTTTCGGGTCTGAGGGCGGAAAAGCTCCAAGACGCGCCGGCCGCTGGCCTGCCCCCTGAGAAAAGGTCGTCCTGAAGCAGGCTTTCGAGCTGGATGGAGGATGCAGGAATGTCCCAGAAGAAGCACGAGCCTGAGGAGATCGTCGCGAGGCTGCGGCAGGTTGACGTGTTGGTATCGCAGGGTCGGTCAGTGGCCGAAGCGGTGCGCTCGATCAGCCTGACGCAGTTCACGTACTACCGGTGGCGCAAGGAGTTTGGCGGCTTGAAGACGAACCAGGTGAAGCGGCTGAACGAACTGGAGAAGGGGAGCGAACGGCTTCGAAAGGCCGTCTCCGACCTCACGCTCGAGAAGCTCATCCTGCGGGGTGAGCACAGGTGCGCCATCGGTCACGGCGCCTGTTCGAACGCTTCGGGAAATGTCTGAGCCCCGCAAGTCGCTGACTTTGCGTCGAGCAGGTGAGGCAGAAGTTCCAAGTCTCGGGGCTGTTTGCCTGCCGCGTGCTCGGCCAACACCGATCGACCCAGCGCAAGATCCCGCGCGGGCGGCCCGACGAGGAGCCGCTCACCGCGGCCATCATCGCGCTTGCCTCGCAGTAAGGCCGCTATGGCGACCGGCGGATCACGGCTCTGCCGCGTAATGCTGGCTGGGTCGTGAACGTGAAGCGCGTCGAACGGCGAGCCTTTGTCCGCCATTGGCCCGATGAAAATGGCTAGCGGCGGCGGGAAGGGCCGAAGGCTCCACGGAAGCAGCCGAAGAAGTCGAGGCTCTGGTTCAACGACGGGTCCTGCATCCGTCTGAGGCCGGAGCGCCCCAACCATGTCCCCTCTCGGGACGTCGCTGCGCGATGCCCTGCCGGGCGGCGGGATCCTACGACTTCGTCGAGAGCCGCACCCATAATGGAAAGAGGTTCCGGATGCTCAACCTCATCGACGAGTTCACTCTGGGAATGCCTGGTGATCCGGATCGACCGGCGGCTGAGATCGACCGATGTCATCGACATGCTGTCCGACCAGTTCGTTCTCCGCGGCGTCCCAGATCACTTCAGGTCGGGCAACGTCCCGGAGTTCGCAGCCACGGCAGTCCGGGAATGGATTGCGGCCATCGGTGCCAAGATCGCCTACATCGAGCCGAGTAGTCCATGGGAGAACTGCTCCTGCGAGAGCTTCAACGCCAAGCTCAGAGACGAACTGCTCGACGGTGAGATCCTCTAAAGCCTGGCCGAGGCAAAGATCGTCATCGAGGGGTGGCGCCAGCACCGCGACACAAAGCGCCCGCACTCATCCCTCGGCTACCGACAATCAGGTCCCGAGGTCGTCTCGTGCCCATCTCCGTCATCCGGAGCCGCTGCGCCGGCTACCCCGGCCGCAGCTCCAAGACCCATGATGCACCAAGACTGAAACCGGACCACTCCCTTGGCGTAGGTTAAACCGCTGATAGGGTTGAGCGGGGCTAAATTCATTCGATACTGACGCAAACTCATTCCAAAAAGTTGTTAAATGCAATCAAATTCAATGGGATGCAGAGGATTGAGTATTCAGAAGTTCTTTGTTCGAGGTAACTGTTCTAGTGATTTTCAAATCAGAAGCTGGGCCCTCTAGGCAGGCTGTGTACAGAGCAAACATCTCCAATCACAATTTAGAAGGCGAACTCGACCATGCTGCAACCAAGGCTACCAACAGCCCCGGCGATATCATTCGAGTTATAATAGTTAAAGTCTTACCCTATTAGGCGATCAAAGCGTGGCACAGTCTCTGCTTTGTGAAAACCTCAGCTTCTGCGGAGAGCGACGCCTTCTTCGGCTGATATTTCACCAGGGCGCTGCGGCCCTATTCACACCTACCCCAGGCCCGGCAGCCACGTCGCCAGGACGGGGAACATGATCAGCAGCGCGACGAGAAGCAGGGAGCACAGGATGAACGGGATCGCCGCGCGATAGATCTCCCGCATCGTGGTGTCCGACGGCGCCACGCCCTTCATCACGAACAAGAGCAACCCGAAGGGCGGCGTGGTGAAGCTGATCTCGAGCGCCAGCAACATGATCAGCCCGAACCAGATCGGGTCGAAGCCCAGTTGCGTGGCCAGCGGAAAGAAGATCGGCACCGTCAGCAGCATGATGGAGATTTGCTCCATGAACATGCCGAGGATCAGCAGGACGCCGAACATCACCAAGAGCATGGCGACGGGGTCGAGCTCGAACCCCGTGGCCCAGGTGATCAGCCCGCGCGACGCCCCGGAGAAGGCAAGAAGCTGGCTGAACGTCGCCGACCCGAACACGATGAGATAGGCCATCAGCGTGACCCGCAGCGCCCCGCGCACGGAGTTCCGGATCGCCCGCCACGACAGGCAGCGGTAGAGCGCCGCGAGGATCAGAACGCCGAGCGCACCGAACGCCGCCGCCTCCGACGGGGTGACGATGCCGTTGATCATCATGATCACGATCACCACCATCAGGCCGATCATCGGGACCACGTCGCGGAACAGAAGCTGGATCTTCTCACCCACCGAGATCGGTGGCACGTCGTAGGGCGGCGCGGCCTCCGGATCGAGACGGGTCTGCAGGTAGATCGTGCCGACATAGAGTGCGGCGAGGATCAGCCCCGGGATCACCCCCGCGATCAGGAGCGCGCCGACATCGATCTGCGCCAGCGTCGCGAGCAGCACGGCGAGCGCGGAGGGCGGGATGATGATCGCAAGCCCCCCGGTGCCGAGGATCGGGCCGATCGACATGTGCTTCTTGTAACCGCGCCGCCCCATCTCCGGCACCATCAGCGAGCCCATCAGCGCCGTGGATCCCATGGAGGAGCCCGACAGCGTCGAGAATCCGGTGCCCCCAAGGACGGTCACATAGCTCAGCCGCCCCGGCAGCCGGCCCAGAAGCCGGTCGATCGCGGAGAACATGCGCCCGCCCAGCCCCGTCTGGAAGAAAACCTCGCCCATCAGGAGGAATAGCGGGATCGGCACCAGTGCGAAGGTCGTCAGCGCGCCCCAGCCGTTGTTGAGCAGCTGCACGACACCGCGCTCGCCACCCATGAAGACCCAGGCGCCGAGGATATTGGCCGCGAGAAAAGCCAGCGCCACCGGCATGCCGAGCGCCATCAGCAGCATGATGCTGCCCACGAGCAGCCCGAGCGCTTCGTACCATTCCATCATTCGTGGATGCCCGCCTCGCCGGAGTGCAGAAGCTCACGTCCGAAGACGAAGCGGGCGAACTCGATCGCCATGAAGCTGAAGGCGATCGGGAAGGTGATCGTCAGCAGCCAACGCGGGTAGAAATAGGCCCGCACGTCGAAATCGTTGCGCTCGATATTGGTGAGGAACAGCTGCAGCCCGTACCACGCGAGCGTCAGCGAGACCGCCACGCAGGCCAGCGCCACGGCCCTGCTGACGAAACGGCGCACGGCGGCCGGAAGCGCCGCCGTCACAAGCTCGATATGCACGTGCCCCCGTTCGCGAACCAGCCACGGTGCGCCGAGCATCGTCATGTAGAGAAGCCCGTATTCGGCCGAGGTGAAGAGCCAGGCGAACGGCTGCATCCCGAGATTGCGCATCGCGACGGAGATCACGACGGAGACCATCAGCCACACCAGCGCGAGCGCCGCGGCGACGGCCATCGTGTAGAGCAGCGCGTCATAGGCGCGGATCACGGGGCGCATGCGACCTCCTGGTCAAAGGACGGCCGGGGCGCATCGGTCGCGCGCCCCGGCCCGGATCTGCTTGGATCAGTCCGCGGACGGATCGTAGAACAGCTCGATCAGCCGGTCATAGTCGGAGGAGGGGGCGGGGTTCTCCTCCATCAGCTCGCGCATCCGGTCCCACGTCGTCGTGCGGGCGGCGGCGAGGTAGTTGGTGCGCGCCTCGCCCTCCAGCTCGACAACCTGCATCCCGGCTTCGTCGAGGGCGGCGAAGTCCTCGTCCCGCTTGGTCCGCAGCGCGTTCACGCTGTCGATCTCATGCTGGATCGCGGTGTCCTGCAGGATCTGCTGCGCCTCGGGCGTCAGGCCGTCCCACGTCTCCAGGTTGATGATCACGCCCAGATCCGTGGAGAAGAAGCAGGGCTCGATCCGGTAGTTCAGGAACTCGTTCCAGCGCAGGTCGATCAGGCCGATCTGGGTCCAGCCGGTCGCATCGACCACGCCGTTCTGCAGGGCTGAATAGACATCGCCGGTCGGCAGGTCGATCACCTGCGCTTCGAGGTAGTTGGTGAAGAACGCGTTGTAGACGGCGTTGCCGCGCAGGCGCAGGCCGTCGACCTCCAGATTGCCCTCGGCGTCGAAGGTGGGCTCGTCGCGGGTCCACAGGTTGTAGCAGACCCCGCTGTCGAACCAGCCGAGATACATCACGCCCATCCGTTCACGGTGGAGCTGGTCGATCAGCGCGATGCCGCCGTTCTCACGCGTCTCGATCGCGGTGAGGTTGGAGGCAACGAGCGCGTCCTTCTCCGGCACCGTGCCGCCGTAGAACGAGCCCGGGGTGTAGACCATGTCCACGATCCCGTCGCGCACCGCGTCGGGCTGCTGGAACATGCCGATGGCCTCGGGCCCGCCGCGTACGTCGATCTGGATCACGCCTTCGCCCGCCGCGTTCACGGCGTCCACGAAGGACAGGAAGCTCTGGGTGTAGATCAGTGTTTCGGGGAACGCATGCACCGCGGTGATGGTCTGCTGCGCCTGTGCCGTGGCCCCGGCGAGCGTCGCGACGGCACAGACACCGCCCAACAATTGCATTCTCATGTGGTTTATCTCCTCTCCCTGCTTGTCAGTTTTCGGGCTGTCGTGCGTGCGAACCGGGGGGCGTCGCACGGTCATCGGGCAGCCTCCGCACGCGGAACGGCCCACGGATGACGCCGGTTGCGCGTCTCGCGATAGGCCGCGATGACGTCGGCATGGGTCCGGGTCAGGTCGATGTCGTCCCACCCGTTGATCAGCTTCTGCCGCCAGATCTCTTCGAGGGCGAATGTGGCCTTCGTCGCTCCGACCTCGATGGAGCTGGAGGTGAGATCGATCACTGCCGCGGCGCCATCGCCCGAAAGGCTCGCGATCAGCGCGTCCGCCTCCTCCTCGGTCACGCGCGCCGGGAGGAGGCCGTTGTTAACCGCGTTGGAGGCGAAGATGTCGCCGAAGCTCGGGGCGATCACCGCGCGGATGCCGAAATCGACCAGCGCATAGACCGCCGCCTCGCGCGACGAGCCGCTGCCGAAATTGCGCCGGGTGACCAGCACGCTGGCGTTCGGCTCCCGGTTCAGGGGGAAGTCGGTCACCGGCGCGCCCTCGGCGTCGAACCGCAGGTCATGCAACAGGAACCGGCCATAGCCCTCGGAGCGCGGCGTCGACATGAACCGCGCCGGGATGAGCTGATCGGTGTCGATGCTCTCCCGGTCGAGCGCGACCGCGACACCCCGGTGGGTGGACCAGCCGCTCATGCCACTTTCCGCCCGTTGAGGAGCGGCCGCACATCCGTGAGATGGCCCGTGACCGCCGCCGCCGCGACCATCGCCGGAGACATCAGATGGGTGCGCGCCCCGCGCCCCTGCCGGCCGCGGAAGTTTCGATTGGTGGTCGAGGCGCAGCGGTTGCCGGGCGGCACGATGTCTCCGTTCATCGCCACGCACATGGAGCAGCCCGAGCCGACCCAGTCGAGACCGGCCTCGATGAAGATCGCGTCGAGCCCCTCGGCCTCCGCCTGCGCCTTGACCTGCCGCGAGCCCGGGGAAACCATCCCCGGCACCTTGGCTCGCCGTCCGGAAAGGACCGCGGCGGCAGCGCGCAGATCCTCGATCCGGGCGTTCGTGCAGGACCCGATGAAAACTTGATCCACGGCCACCTCGGTCAGCGGCCGCCCGGGGACGAGGCCCATGTAGTCCAAAGCGTTGGAGACCCGCGTCGCCTCCTTCGGCGGGAGCTTTGCAGGGTCCGGCACCGCCCCCGTCACCGGCAGGGCATCCTCGGGCGACGTGCCCCATGTCACGACCGGCGCGATCTCGGCCGCGTCCATGCTGATCTCGCGGTCGAACACCGCATCGTCGTCGCTGCCGAGGCTCATCCAGTACTCGGCAGCCCGGCTCCACTCGTCTCCTTTCGGCGCGTGGGGCCGGCCCTCGATATAGTCCAGCGTCACCTCGTCCGGCGCGATCAGGCCGAACCGGGCGCCGCCCTCGATCGATAGGTTGCAGAGCGTCATCCGCCCCTCCATCGACAGCCCGCGGACGGCCGTCCCCGCATATTCGAGGGCATGGCCCCGCGCCCCGTCCGATCCCAGCTTCGCGATCCAGGACAGGGCCAGATCTTTCGCGCCCACCCCGGGCCCGAGCTGGCCGTTCACCGTGATCCGCATGGCGGTGGGCCGTTTCTGCCAGATCGTCTGGGTCGCCAGAACATGTGCCACCTCGGTCGCGCCGATGCCGAAGGCGAGCGCGCCGAAGGCCCCGTGGGTCGACGTGTGGCTGTCCCCGCAATTGATCAGCAGGCCCGGTAGGGTCAGCCCCTGCTCCGGCCCGATAACGTGCACGATCCCCTGCCGTGGATCGCCCATCCCGAAGCAGGTGATGCCATGCGCCTCGGCGTTCCTCTCGAGCGTGGAGATCATCCGGGCGACCGCCTCGCTCGCGGGCTCGCCGCGGGTCGGCGCGTAGTGATCCACCACCGCGAAGGTCAGGTCCGGCGCCGCGACTGCAAGCCCCCGTTCGCCGATCTTCGCGAAGGCGTGGTGCGAGCCTTCGTGCACCAGATGCCGGTCCACCCAGAGAAGCGACGCCCCATCCTCACGCTGCAGGATCTCGTGATCTGCCCAGAGCTTGTCGAGGAGGGTGCGCGCCGTCATGTCTCGCGCTTCCCGACCACCGGTTCCCAGTGCCGCGCGTCCCCTGCACCCACACGGGTCAGCGTCATCTCCAGCCGAAAGAGCTCGGGCCGGTAGAGCGCCGAGAGATATTCCACTCCGCGCCCGTCCGCGTCGCGCACCACCCGCTGGACGAAGAGAAGCGGTGAGCCGACCGAGATGCCGAGCGCCTCGGCCACGTCCGGCACCGCGAGCGCCGCGGTCACCGTCTGGTGCGCGGCGGCGACCTGCACGCCGCTCCGCTCCAGCAACCGGAAGAGCGGCTGGGTGGCGAGGTCGGCCTCGCCGTAGCTCTGGGCGATGTCCTCCGGCACGTGCGTCGTGAGGTGGGAGAACGGCTGATCCTCCGACAAGCGCACGCGAACCGCCGTCTGGACCCTGTCGCCCTCACTCAGGCCAAGTGCCGTCGCCACGGCCAGCGTGGCGGGTGCGTAGGAAAAGGAGAGGAGCCGCGCGGTCGTCGTCCGGTCCATCTCGACCAGATGCGGGATCAGCGTCGTGAAATCCGCGGCGATCTGCGGCCCGCCGACATCGCGGCGCAGCACGACGGAGCCCGAACCGGCCCGCTTCTCGATCCAGCCATCGGCAGCGAGTGCATCCAGCGCCCGGCGGATCGTGATGCGGCTGACATCGAAGGATGCGGCCAGCTTGTTCTCACCCGACAGCCGGGTGCCGGGGGCGAGCGTGCCGTTCGAGATCTCGTCGCGCAGGGACAGGTAGACGCGGCGTGCCTTGCCGCCTTCGGGCAGTGTCGGTTGCGCGTGGATCGTCACGGCAGCGCGTCTCCTGTCAGGCGGTGGGATCGTGGGTCGTGTCGCTCCGATCAACCAGCCAGATGGTTTTTCATCACCCTATTTGGACTTTAATTACCCTAAAACCTGTTATATGAAAAGTGCAGATTTCTGGAGGCGCGGTATGCCGATTGTGGAGGCCCATATCCTCGAAGGATATGGGCCGGACGACAAGAAACGCCTGACATCCGCGCTGACGGATGCGATCCGGTTCGTCGTGCCGGCGCCGGATGAGGCGATCACCGTCATGCTGCACGAGTATCCTCCTGAGAACTACGCGCGGGGCGGCGAGCAGCGCACGCCCGCACCGGCGCTGCCGGATCCCGCGAAGCTGGTCCGGGCCTATCTCGACGCCATGGAGGCGCGCGATCTGGAAACCGCGCGATCCATGCTCGCCCCCGAGTTCTCGATGACGTTTCCCGGAACCGGGCCGATGACCACGCTTGCGGAGCTTCTGGACTGGGCGAAGGATCGCTACCGTTCCGTGGCCAAGACCTACGAGGCGGTCGAGGCGTTCCACTCGGAGGGAGCTGCGGTCGTCTACACCCGCGGGACCTTGTCCGGCGAGTGGCCGGACGGCACGCCCTTCTCCGGCATCCGCTTCATCGACCGGTTCGCCATCAGGGATGGCAGGATCACGCAGCAGGACGTCTGGAACGACATCGCCGAGGTGCGCGCGCAATGACCGGCGACATCGATCCGATCACCCTCGCTGTCCTGGCCGGGCGCATGGAGCAGATCGCGGACGAGATGGACGCCACGCTGTTCCGGGCCGCCTTCAACCCGATCATCGCCGAGGCGCATGACGCGAGCCACGGGCTCTATCACGCGACCAGCGGCGATACGCTGGTGCAGGGCAGGTCGGGCCTGCCGATTTTCGTCGGCGTGATGTCCTTCGCCGTGAAGGCCGTGATCGAGAAGGCGGCTGAAGCCGGCGATCTGGCGGATGGCGACATCTACATCTTCAACGACGCGCATATGGGCGGCACGCACCTGTCCGACATGCGGCTCGTGCGGCCCTATTTCCATGACGG is a genomic window of Pontivivens ytuae containing:
- a CDS encoding IS3 family transposase (programmed frameshift), which translates into the protein MARKRHSDEDILKLLREIELKLTAGDDVATACRGVGISDATYYNWRKRFGGMGRSQLSEMKSLEKENARLKKIVAELELDKLILKESEPPKAQGLTTEELRQAVLHTRQKLATSERRTCRVIGLARSSLQYQPTQRDDDALRLALIRLAKQYGRYGYRKITELLHMEGWRVNHKKVERLWREEGLQLPQRHKKRKRLYHKGSSIIRLRPTHPNHVWAIDFVHDKLSNGRSYKMLTVLDEFTRQALAVVVRTKMGADEVLEALYPLLLRHGSPEYIRSDNGPEFAAEAMQGWLRRVGIKPIRIYPGSPWENGYNERFNGTLRREVLNAEWFTTTKQAQIVINHWLRQYNHTRPHQALNMRPPVPETILEKPLISGPDTGG
- the leuC gene encoding 3-isopropylmalate dehydratase large subunit; this translates as MTARTLLDKLWADHEILQREDGASLLWVDRHLVHEGSHHAFAKIGERGLAVAAPDLTFAVVDHYAPTRGEPASEAVARMISTLERNAEAHGITCFGMGDPRQGIVHVIGPEQGLTLPGLLINCGDSHTSTHGAFGALAFGIGATEVAHVLATQTIWQKRPTAMRITVNGQLGPGVGAKDLALSWIAKLGSDGARGHALEYAGTAVRGLSMEGRMTLCNLSIEGGARFGLIAPDEVTLDYIEGRPHAPKGDEWSRAAEYWMSLGSDDDAVFDREISMDAAEIAPVVTWGTSPEDALPVTGAVPDPAKLPPKEATRVSNALDYMGLVPGRPLTEVAVDQVFIGSCTNARIEDLRAAAAVLSGRRAKVPGMVSPGSRQVKAQAEAEGLDAIFIEAGLDWVGSGCSMCVAMNGDIVPPGNRCASTTNRNFRGRQGRGARTHLMSPAMVAAAAVTGHLTDVRPLLNGRKVA
- a CDS encoding fused MFS/spermidine synthase is translated as MLAPFFGTSLLTWTTVIATVLAGFSLGSALGGLVAERPRTQALGNVRSALIATAVLMAASPTLLALIYSIGARGTGGMMLSVFLVFFPASVCVTLPSPLLAKLAIEARPGREGSSLGIVLAAGSIGAIVGAILAGFVTLPLIGSTATFAACGAVALLCLLFLRDGTPVKHRATVPAVAFVAFAGFAGPPVCQYESGLSCLHIVQRGPEVHLISDGTPQAAEQVDRWDAESGAVGLVLPYTRWLWARMDNDLGPDPSVLFIGGGGYTLPTRLLASRPQAHAVAVEIDPLVTEVVRAHMPHAAEMIAQTGYDATKHPRSANRRLGLVHADGRIYLNETDHRYDAAVMEAFSSGSVPAHLVTRETFARLREIVDGPVYVNLIDTSDGPLARGVNAILRELYPHVRIVHPANSARNRRNILFAASRDPLLPLDTLPAGYEPTQISDARPFTDDRSWVGHR
- a CDS encoding TRAP transporter small permease, whose protein sequence is MRPVIRAYDALLYTMAVAAALALVWLMVSVVISVAMRNLGMQPFAWLFTSAEYGLLYMTMLGAPWLVRERGHVHIELVTAALPAAVRRFVSRAVALACVAVSLTLAWYGLQLFLTNIERNDFDVRAYFYPRWLLTITFPIAFSFMAIEFARFVFGRELLHSGEAGIHE
- a CDS encoding GntR family transcriptional regulator, producing MTIHAQPTLPEGGKARRVYLSLRDEISNGTLAPGTRLSGENKLAASFDVSRITIRRALDALAADGWIEKRAGSGSVVLRRDVGGPQIAADFTTLIPHLVEMDRTTTARLLSFSYAPATLAVATALGLSEGDRVQTAVRVRLSEDQPFSHLTTHVPEDIAQSYGEADLATQPLFRLLERSGVQVAAAHQTVTAALAVPDVAEALGISVGSPLLFVQRVVRDADGRGVEYLSALYRPELFRLEMTLTRVGAGDARHWEPVVGKRET
- the leuD gene encoding 3-isopropylmalate dehydratase small subunit encodes the protein MSGWSTHRGVAVALDRESIDTDQLIPARFMSTPRSEGYGRFLLHDLRFDAEGAPVTDFPLNREPNASVLVTRRNFGSGSSREAAVYALVDFGIRAVIAPSFGDIFASNAVNNGLLPARVTEEEADALIASLSGDGAAAVIDLTSSSIEVGATKATFALEEIWRQKLINGWDDIDLTRTHADVIAAYRETRNRRHPWAVPRAEAAR
- a CDS encoding TRAP transporter large permease, producing MEWYEALGLLVGSIMLLMALGMPVALAFLAANILGAWVFMGGERGVVQLLNNGWGALTTFALVPIPLFLLMGEVFFQTGLGGRMFSAIDRLLGRLPGRLSYVTVLGGTGFSTLSGSSMGSTALMGSLMVPEMGRRGYKKHMSIGPILGTGGLAIIIPPSALAVLLATLAQIDVGALLIAGVIPGLILAALYVGTIYLQTRLDPEAAPPYDVPPISVGEKIQLLFRDVVPMIGLMVVIVIMMINGIVTPSEAAAFGALGVLILAALYRCLSWRAIRNSVRGALRVTLMAYLIVFGSATFSQLLAFSGASRGLITWATGFELDPVAMLLVMFGVLLILGMFMEQISIMLLTVPIFFPLATQLGFDPIWFGLIMLLALEISFTTPPFGLLLFVMKGVAPSDTTMREIYRAAIPFILCSLLLVALLIMFPVLATWLPGLG
- the dctP gene encoding TRAP transporter substrate-binding protein DctP codes for the protein MRMQLLGGVCAVATLAGATAQAQQTITAVHAFPETLIYTQSFLSFVDAVNAAGEGVIQIDVRGGPEAIGMFQQPDAVRDGIVDMVYTPGSFYGGTVPEKDALVASNLTAIETRENGGIALIDQLHRERMGVMYLGWFDSGVCYNLWTRDEPTFDAEGNLEVDGLRLRGNAVYNAFFTNYLEAQVIDLPTGDVYSALQNGVVDATGWTQIGLIDLRWNEFLNYRIEPCFFSTDLGVIINLETWDGLTPEAQQILQDTAIQHEIDSVNALRTKRDEDFAALDEAGMQVVELEGEARTNYLAAARTTTWDRMRELMEENPAPSSDYDRLIELFYDPSAD
- a CDS encoding nuclear transport factor 2 family protein, translating into MPIVEAHILEGYGPDDKKRLTSALTDAIRFVVPAPDEAITVMLHEYPPENYARGGEQRTPAPALPDPAKLVRAYLDAMEARDLETARSMLAPEFSMTFPGTGPMTTLAELLDWAKDRYRSVAKTYEAVEAFHSEGAAVVYTRGTLSGEWPDGTPFSGIRFIDRFAIRDGRITQQDVWNDIAEVRAQ